The following are from one region of the Thermoproteus uzoniensis 768-20 genome:
- a CDS encoding TrpB-like pyridoxal phosphate-dependent enzyme encodes MDRWYNIGADLPIPLPPPKDPDDGDSRIALLTKILPSALIDQEFTAERWIPIPEEVREAYARMGRPTPFRRAEGFERKLGVKVHIYYKYEGALPVGSHKLNTALAQAYYAKLDGAEEVATETGAGQWGMAVSLAAALFGLKATVFMTRSSYNSKRQRVTFMKAYGATVYPSPSDVTETGRKFNKPDHPGSLGIAISEAVEYTLAGERRRYLPGSVLEFVLIHQSVIGLEAIEQMPEEPDYAVGCVGGGSNFGGFTYPMIGMKLRGEGFEKTRFLAAESAAAPKLTSGDYRYDFPDAVGVLPMIKMYTLGHDFVPPAVHAAGLRYHGAAPSLSVLKRLGLVEAVAYRQEEVFEAAVMFARSEGIIPAPESSHAIRAVADLAKKLPPGSVIAFNLSGHGLLDVDAYEKAHVA; translated from the coding sequence GTGGATAGGTGGTACAACATAGGTGCCGATCTGCCCATCCCGTTACCTCCGCCTAAAGATCCAGACGATGGCGATAGCAGAATCGCGTTGCTCACCAAAATTCTGCCCTCGGCGTTGATAGACCAGGAGTTCACCGCGGAGCGCTGGATACCGATACCGGAGGAGGTCAGAGAGGCCTACGCGCGGATGGGGAGGCCCACGCCGTTCAGAAGAGCCGAGGGGTTCGAGAGGAAGCTCGGCGTGAAGGTCCATATCTACTATAAATACGAGGGGGCTCTGCCGGTCGGAAGCCACAAGTTGAACACGGCGCTGGCCCAGGCCTACTACGCGAAGCTGGACGGCGCCGAGGAGGTAGCCACCGAGACAGGCGCAGGACAGTGGGGCATGGCCGTGTCGCTGGCGGCCGCCTTGTTCGGCCTCAAGGCCACTGTGTTCATGACGAGGTCTTCCTACAACAGCAAAAGGCAGAGGGTCACATTCATGAAGGCGTATGGGGCGACCGTCTACCCGAGCCCCAGCGACGTGACCGAGACCGGGAGGAAGTTCAACAAGCCCGACCATCCGGGCTCCCTCGGAATAGCTATCTCGGAGGCTGTTGAGTACACCTTGGCCGGCGAGAGGAGGCGGTATCTGCCGGGTAGCGTTCTCGAGTTCGTCTTGATACACCAGTCGGTCATCGGCCTTGAGGCCATCGAGCAAATGCCTGAGGAGCCCGACTACGCTGTCGGCTGTGTGGGCGGCGGCTCTAACTTCGGAGGCTTCACGTATCCAATGATAGGGATGAAGCTGAGGGGCGAGGGCTTCGAGAAGACGAGGTTCCTGGCCGCCGAGTCTGCCGCCGCGCCTAAGCTCACGTCGGGCGACTACCGCTACGACTTCCCGGACGCCGTTGGGGTATTGCCCATGATTAAGATGTACACGCTCGGCCACGACTTCGTCCCGCCGGCGGTCCACGCAGCGGGCCTCCGCTACCACGGCGCCGCCCCCAGCCTCTCGGTCCTCAAAAGGCTGGGCTTGGTCGAGGCGGTGGCCTATAGGCAGGAGGAGGTCTTCGAGGCAGCCGTCATGTTCGCGAGGTCCGAAGGTATAATACCGGCGCCCGAGAGCTCCCACGCAATAAGGGCGGTCGCAGATCTCGCCAAGAAGTTGCCTCCGGGCTCCGTCATAGCGTTCAACCTGTCCGGCCACGGGCTTCTGGACGTAGACGCGTACGAGAAGGCCCATGTCGCTTAA
- the trpD gene encoding anthranilate phosphoribosyltransferase: protein MSLKKLGEGGALSYEESYALALSMLRGELGDVEIAAALTAMRVRGETPEEVAGFARAARDTCVKVEVDLPAIDTAGTGGDGQRTINLSTAAALVASAAGAYVLKHGNRSVTSPTGSADFLEALGYNINLKPAEAIQALKASRFAFLFAPAYHPTFSRVAPVRKRLPYRTIFNIVGPLANPGQVKRQVIGVAERRLMPVVARAAAMLGLEHVLVVHGEPGIDEVSIEGATAVAEMRGGRVEEYVVTPEDLGIPRGRIPRADTREESVAKTLRGLRGEDREAEHAIAVNAAFALYVAGLAGDVKDGLELALQTIESGRAAQHVDVVVRASRP from the coding sequence ATGTCGCTTAAAAAACTGGGCGAGGGAGGGGCTCTGAGCTACGAGGAGAGCTACGCGCTTGCCCTATCGATGTTGAGGGGCGAGCTGGGCGACGTGGAGATCGCCGCGGCGTTGACCGCCATGAGGGTTAGAGGCGAGACGCCTGAAGAGGTGGCGGGCTTCGCCAGAGCGGCGCGCGACACCTGCGTCAAGGTGGAGGTGGATCTACCTGCGATCGATACGGCGGGGACTGGAGGCGACGGGCAGAGGACGATAAACCTCTCGACGGCGGCGGCGCTCGTGGCGTCGGCGGCCGGCGCGTACGTGCTCAAACACGGCAATAGGTCAGTAACGAGCCCGACGGGTAGCGCGGACTTCCTCGAGGCTTTGGGCTACAACATAAACCTAAAGCCGGCCGAGGCCATCCAAGCCCTCAAGGCGTCTAGGTTCGCCTTCCTCTTCGCGCCGGCCTACCACCCCACGTTCTCCCGGGTGGCCCCAGTCCGCAAGAGGTTGCCGTACAGGACCATATTCAATATAGTAGGCCCGTTGGCAAACCCTGGACAGGTGAAGAGGCAGGTAATCGGCGTTGCGGAGAGACGGCTTATGCCTGTGGTTGCCAGAGCCGCCGCCATGCTGGGCCTAGAGCACGTCCTCGTCGTGCACGGAGAGCCCGGGATCGACGAGGTCTCCATAGAGGGAGCCACCGCTGTGGCTGAAATGAGAGGCGGCAGAGTGGAGGAGTACGTCGTGACGCCCGAGGACCTAGGGATACCCCGGGGCAGAATACCTAGGGCCGACACCAGAGAGGAGTCGGTGGCCAAGACCTTGAGGGGCTTAAGAGGCGAGGACCGCGAGGCCGAACACGCCATAGCTGTCAACGCGGCGTTCGCCCTATATGTGGCCGGCCTGGCCGGGGACGTCAAGGACGGCCTCGAGCTAGCTCTGCAGACCATAGAGTCGGGCCGCGCTGCGCAACACGTGGATGTGGTCGTCAGGGCGAGCAGGCCGTGA
- a CDS encoding 30S ribosomal protein S5 produces the protein MSAVDLSMWEPRTRLGQLVKEGKIRTIDEVFAANMLIKEPEIVDALLPNLKQELLSINIVQRQTDAGEVSQFQAVVALGNEDGYVGIGIGKARQVRQAIEKAVREAKLNITPVRRGCGSWRCSCDEPHSVPFVVEGKSGSVVVRLIPAPKGVGLVAGDVAKAILRLAGIKDVWTKTFGDTRTTLNFALATYNALRNTYRFKI, from the coding sequence ATGAGCGCCGTAGATCTTTCGATGTGGGAGCCGAGGACGCGCCTCGGCCAGCTAGTCAAGGAGGGGAAGATAAGGACCATAGATGAGGTCTTCGCGGCGAATATGTTGATAAAGGAGCCCGAGATAGTCGACGCGCTTCTCCCCAATCTGAAACAGGAGCTCTTGAGTATAAACATCGTCCAGAGGCAGACAGACGCAGGCGAGGTGAGCCAGTTCCAGGCCGTGGTCGCGTTGGGCAACGAGGACGGCTACGTGGGCATAGGCATAGGCAAGGCCCGCCAGGTCAGGCAAGCCATAGAGAAGGCCGTCAGGGAGGCGAAGCTCAACATAACGCCGGTCAGAAGGGGATGCGGTTCCTGGAGGTGTTCCTGCGACGAGCCTCACTCCGTGCCTTTCGTGGTCGAGGGCAAGTCAGGCAGCGTCGTGGTTAGGCTGATACCGGCCCCAAAGGGCGTAGGGCTCGTGGCGGGCGACGTGGCGAAGGCCATACTGAGGCTCGCCGGCATAAAGGACGTGTGGACCAAGACGTTTGGCGACACGAGGACCACGTTGAACTTCGCGCTCGCCACCTACAACGCGCTGAGGAATACCTATAGGTTCAAGATATGA
- a CDS encoding KaiC domain-containing protein, with protein MSEVERISTGIKELDDALEGGIPKGSWVVATGEPGVGKSILAMHFAYAGLKAGDPVVYVTTEQEYRDVVVQARQLGMDFGRYPTYSLGWRKEPEELPQIVVVDIFGLLKVARQLTEKSKEESSDKVKRYAALSVDTLIEAIGEAYKVLEVVEEGRGAPVRHVRLVIDSMSAFWVDKPVMARKYSYQLKIATHRDNVTALLTSQYAPTTGQAYGFGLEHIADGVIHMWMDDVESAREVRRHLIIKKMRMTNHSRKAFDVEIEPGRGLVLRQ; from the coding sequence GTGTCCGAGGTCGAGAGGATCTCGACGGGCATTAAGGAGCTGGACGACGCGCTTGAGGGCGGGATACCCAAGGGCAGTTGGGTGGTGGCCACGGGGGAGCCGGGCGTCGGGAAGTCCATACTCGCCATGCATTTCGCGTACGCGGGGCTGAAGGCAGGCGACCCCGTCGTCTACGTCACGACTGAGCAGGAATACAGAGACGTGGTGGTCCAGGCGAGGCAACTGGGCATGGACTTCGGGAGGTACCCGACCTACAGCCTGGGCTGGCGGAAAGAGCCCGAGGAGTTGCCCCAGATAGTGGTCGTCGACATCTTCGGCCTCTTGAAGGTGGCGAGGCAGTTGACTGAAAAGTCGAAGGAGGAGAGCTCCGATAAGGTCAAACGCTACGCCGCCCTCTCGGTCGACACGCTGATAGAGGCGATAGGCGAGGCCTACAAGGTGCTGGAGGTTGTCGAGGAGGGCAGAGGCGCCCCCGTGAGGCACGTCCGCCTCGTGATAGACTCCATGTCGGCGTTCTGGGTGGACAAACCCGTCATGGCCAGGAAGTACTCGTACCAGCTGAAGATAGCGACCCACCGCGATAACGTAACGGCGCTTCTCACCAGCCAGTACGCGCCCACCACGGGGCAGGCCTACGGCTTCGGGCTGGAGCATATAGCCGACGGGGTGATCCACATGTGGATGGACGACGTGGAGAGCGCCAGGGAGGTGAGGCGCCATCTAATAATCAAGAAGATGAGGATGACGAACCACAGCCGCAAGGCCTTCGACGTGGAGATCGAGCCGGGGAGGGGGCTGGTCCTGAGGCAGTAG
- a CDS encoding ABC transporter ATP-binding protein, translating into MDFVVGEGLRKRFVSKERMGLFRSRVKVVEALAGVDISIGKGRLLSLVGPNGAGKTTLVRIFATLLLPDGGRAYVGGFDVVREADKVRRLTGLMLYPDKGFFGRLTGLENLVYYGMLYGMGRKDAERRALELLELVGLWDARHRPYEEYSMGMKARLGLAKALMNDPELLLLDEPTVGVDPLGARKIREVIKGLKKDGKTVLFTSHNLYEVEELSDEVALIVKGRILAKAPPDRLKKSLGFEPEAVVKAVCNGREEAISRKGGGEALVELVKKAAEEGCTVLEAYVREPPLEEVVVKTIGGV; encoded by the coding sequence ATGGACTTCGTCGTCGGCGAGGGCCTACGCAAGAGGTTCGTGAGCAAGGAGAGGATGGGGCTGTTCAGGAGCAGGGTCAAGGTCGTCGAGGCGCTGGCCGGCGTCGACATCTCTATAGGCAAAGGCCGCCTCCTATCCCTAGTGGGCCCCAACGGCGCCGGCAAGACGACCTTAGTGCGTATATTCGCCACGCTCCTCCTGCCGGATGGAGGCAGGGCCTACGTAGGGGGATTCGACGTCGTGCGCGAGGCCGATAAGGTCAGGCGATTGACGGGCCTCATGTTATACCCGGACAAGGGATTCTTCGGCCGCCTCACCGGCCTGGAGAACTTGGTGTACTACGGCATGTTGTACGGCATGGGCAGAAAAGACGCCGAGAGGAGAGCCCTGGAGCTTCTGGAGCTGGTGGGGCTGTGGGACGCCAGACATAGGCCCTACGAGGAGTACTCCATGGGGATGAAGGCGAGGCTCGGCTTGGCTAAGGCCTTGATGAACGACCCTGAGCTCTTGTTGCTAGACGAGCCCACCGTAGGCGTGGATCCACTAGGCGCCAGGAAGATAAGGGAGGTGATTAAGGGGCTCAAGAAGGACGGGAAGACCGTGCTCTTTACCTCCCACAACCTGTACGAGGTCGAGGAATTATCCGACGAGGTTGCCCTCATCGTCAAGGGGAGGATACTTGCTAAGGCGCCGCCGGATAGGCTCAAGAAGAGCTTGGGGTTCGAGCCGGAGGCCGTCGTGAAGGCCGTGTGCAACGGCAGAGAGGAGGCGATCTCGCGAAAGGGCGGGGGCGAGGCCTTGGTGGAGCTGGTCAAGAAGGCCGCCGAGGAGGGGTGCACGGTGTTGGAGGCGTATGTCAGAGAGCCGCCGCTAGAGGAGGTAGTCGTCAAGACGATCGGCGGCGTATGA
- a CDS encoding uracil-DNA glycosylase: MEELLRALVQCRRCPRLVAYREGVPPLPKFAGQAYWRRPVPPWGDPKAKIMVVGLAPAAHGGNRTGRMFTGDSSAQFLFRALHAVGLSNHPYSVSRDDGTEVRCVYITSAVKCAPPGNRPNAEELANCSPWLKAELSLVRPRAVVALGRVAWVAVFRALGSRPPEFSHGAFADVGPVRVYASYHPSPRNTNTGRLDLEALEAVLKAAKAYAGCQ; the protein is encoded by the coding sequence ATGGAGGAGCTCTTGAGGGCGCTGGTCCAGTGCAGGAGATGTCCCAGGCTCGTGGCGTATAGGGAGGGTGTGCCTCCGTTGCCTAAATTCGCCGGACAGGCCTACTGGAGGCGCCCGGTCCCTCCCTGGGGCGATCCCAAGGCGAAGATAATGGTGGTTGGCCTGGCGCCGGCCGCGCACGGGGGGAATAGGACCGGCAGGATGTTCACCGGCGACTCCTCAGCCCAGTTCCTCTTTAGGGCACTACACGCAGTGGGCCTCTCCAACCACCCCTACAGCGTCTCGAGAGACGACGGGACAGAGGTGAGGTGCGTCTACATAACCTCGGCGGTCAAATGCGCGCCGCCGGGCAATAGGCCGAACGCTGAGGAGCTCGCGAACTGCTCGCCTTGGCTGAAGGCCGAGCTGTCGCTCGTGAGGCCGAGGGCCGTCGTGGCGCTCGGGAGGGTGGCGTGGGTAGCCGTGTTTAGGGCCTTGGGCTCGCGGCCGCCCGAGTTCTCCCACGGCGCCTTCGCGGACGTGGGGCCCGTAAGGGTGTACGCGTCGTATCACCCCTCGCCGCGCAACACCAACACGGGCCGGCTCGACCTCGAGGCGCTGGAGGCCGTTCTCAAGGCGGCCAAGGCCTACGCCGGATGTCAGTAA
- a CDS encoding nucleotidyltransferase domain-containing protein: MSREFVELLRRRAEARRAVVANLDRYLAEIKRIATAADPSAEVFLFGSYARGDMRPDSDIDILIVSDLYGGELAKAAQLASIIEEGLGVRGIFEIHVTTREQFEGWYRRLIDVLVRV; the protein is encoded by the coding sequence ATGTCTAGAGAATTCGTAGAGCTTCTGAGGCGAAGAGCGGAGGCGAGGAGGGCCGTCGTCGCGAACCTCGACCGCTACCTCGCAGAGATAAAGAGGATAGCCACTGCGGCAGATCCAAGCGCCGAGGTGTTCCTCTTCGGCAGCTATGCCAGAGGCGATATGCGCCCGGACAGCGACATAGATATATTGATTGTGTCGGACCTCTATGGCGGCGAGCTGGCCAAAGCGGCCCAGCTGGCTAGTATAATAGAGGAGGGGCTTGGAGTGAGGGGGATCTTCGAAATACACGTAACCACTAGGGAACAGTTCGAGGGGTGGTATAGAAGGCTCATAGATGTACTAGTGAGGGTCTGA
- a CDS encoding HEPN domain-containing protein produces the protein MMIHPKWYERHVRHLNDAISALEEGDHRSACYNAYVSVEALAKGILGYDPYGHFQDIKRLPALVKEVAGAEPPEDVSKCAACLESQAFGENGERCIKCAEVISNYLYVFLKARERQRQIWRPY, from the coding sequence ATGATGATACATCCCAAGTGGTATGAGCGCCACGTGAGGCATCTCAACGACGCGATATCCGCCCTTGAGGAGGGCGATCACAGATCTGCTTGCTACAACGCGTACGTGTCGGTGGAAGCGCTCGCTAAGGGGATATTGGGCTACGACCCCTACGGGCACTTCCAGGATATAAAGAGGTTACCGGCGCTCGTCAAGGAGGTAGCCGGCGCAGAGCCTCCCGAGGACGTGAGCAAATGCGCCGCTTGCTTAGAGAGCCAGGCCTTCGGCGAGAACGGCGAGCGGTGTATAAAATGCGCCGAAGTTATCAGCAACTACCTCTACGTATTCCTCAAGGCTAGGGAAAGGCAGAGGCAGATCTGGAGGCCTTACTGA
- a CDS encoding 50S ribosomal protein L30 — protein MTAVVEGQAERAVYPRYAVIRIRGVVNTPREVEATLSYLRLRRKFVMSLVVAKPDVEGMLEKAQSWITWGEIDADTLAQVLARRGRIVGDRPLTEDHLRKYGWQSFEELALAYVSGEIERIACPKRGTWPRKEGKVLCVPYMKPFFRLHPPIGGFKDVKRSFAEGGDLGYRGPAINELIARMI, from the coding sequence ATGACCGCCGTAGTGGAGGGACAAGCCGAGAGGGCCGTATATCCGCGATACGCCGTCATAAGGATACGCGGCGTCGTGAACACGCCTAGGGAGGTAGAGGCTACGTTGAGCTATCTGAGGCTCAGGAGGAAGTTCGTGATGTCGCTTGTGGTGGCCAAGCCCGACGTCGAGGGCATGTTGGAGAAGGCCCAGAGCTGGATCACTTGGGGCGAGATAGACGCCGACACCTTGGCCCAAGTCTTGGCCAGAAGAGGCAGAATAGTCGGGGACAGGCCTCTGACAGAGGACCATCTGAGGAAGTACGGGTGGCAGAGCTTCGAGGAGCTGGCGCTTGCGTACGTCTCCGGCGAGATAGAGAGGATAGCTTGTCCCAAGAGGGGCACTTGGCCTAGGAAGGAGGGGAAAGTGCTATGCGTGCCCTACATGAAGCCGTTCTTTAGGTTACATCCGCCTATCGGCGGCTTCAAGGACGTCAAGAGGAGCTTCGCAGAGGGCGGCGACCTCGGCTATAGAGGCCCTGCTATAAACGAGTTAATAGCCAGAATGATCTAA
- a CDS encoding ABC transporter permease, translated as MRAGLYLAARHYTRYYALSLAFSLIAPFISGLFYLAGWVVTGGRADIDKFLYQLIGVVLIMLAQLATSDFLWTLHGLMSGGQLEYLAASPAGPLPTLVSYYLVQLVVFGTGFSTTTAVVVAAIKGPIYGVAVPLAVAVAAASSLPLIGIALCSAYLVPYLRNPSPITMLLNVAIVSLGGVVYPASVLPSALRLASSLLPFTEWAELVRGVALRLEVPPRALGQLLGYMAYFALGLLVWRSLMIRFKKSGLYHVW; from the coding sequence ATGAGGGCCGGCCTCTACCTCGCGGCAAGGCACTACACGAGATATTACGCGCTTTCCCTCGCCTTCTCGCTCATCGCGCCGTTCATAAGCGGTCTGTTTTATCTAGCGGGCTGGGTCGTCACCGGAGGACGTGCAGATATCGACAAATTCCTCTACCAGCTCATCGGCGTCGTGTTGATAATGCTGGCCCAGCTGGCCACGTCGGACTTTCTGTGGACGCTACACGGGCTTATGTCGGGCGGACAGCTGGAGTACCTAGCCGCGTCGCCAGCCGGGCCTCTGCCCACGCTGGTCTCGTATTACCTCGTCCAGCTGGTTGTCTTCGGAACAGGATTCTCCACCACCACGGCCGTAGTGGTTGCCGCCATCAAGGGGCCTATATACGGCGTTGCGGTCCCGCTGGCGGTCGCCGTGGCGGCCGCGTCCTCGTTGCCGCTAATAGGGATAGCCCTCTGCTCGGCGTATCTCGTGCCGTACTTGCGCAACCCATCGCCGATAACTATGCTTCTCAACGTCGCGATTGTGTCCCTCGGCGGCGTTGTGTATCCGGCGTCGGTTCTACCGTCGGCGTTGCGCCTCGCCTCTTCCCTCCTGCCTTTCACCGAATGGGCAGAGCTCGTGCGGGGCGTGGCGTTGCGTCTCGAGGTCCCTCCACGGGCCCTGGGCCAGCTTCTCGGATACATGGCGTATTTCGCCCTAGGCCTGCTCGTCTGGAGGTCGCTCATGATTAGGTTCAAGAAATCGGGGCTCTACCATGTTTGGTAG
- a CDS encoding phosphoribosylanthranilate isomerase: protein MTLLKICGLTRQVDVELVDRIADYAGFIIDPETKSPRRITPDAARDLSSVLSRARPVAVFDAYDPALAVDLAARYDFPVAQMPQIFGGDVEDLARERGISLAPVVLFGRDDVLGRVARLAGGRYEYVLVDAVKGSRTAYSHGLRLPLELIEAVSAFGKVAVAGGITPDNVEHVLRFKPYMVDVASGVEASPGVKDSRKVYALAEKVKGSIQD, encoded by the coding sequence GTGACGCTTCTGAAGATCTGCGGGCTGACCAGACAAGTCGACGTAGAGCTCGTGGACAGAATAGCTGACTACGCCGGCTTCATAATAGATCCCGAGACCAAGTCGCCCAGAAGGATAACGCCCGACGCCGCCAGAGATCTGTCATCGGTTCTGAGCAGGGCGAGGCCGGTCGCGGTCTTCGACGCATACGATCCAGCTCTGGCCGTGGATCTGGCCGCGCGTTACGATTTCCCCGTGGCGCAGATGCCGCAGATATTCGGCGGAGACGTGGAGGACCTCGCGCGGGAGAGGGGCATCTCGTTAGCCCCCGTAGTGCTTTTCGGCAGAGACGACGTCTTGGGGAGAGTAGCGCGCCTAGCCGGCGGCCGCTACGAGTACGTGCTTGTGGACGCGGTGAAGGGGTCGCGCACAGCATACAGCCACGGCCTCCGCCTACCTCTCGAGCTTATAGAGGCCGTCTCGGCGTTCGGCAAAGTCGCGGTGGCAGGCGGGATCACGCCGGACAACGTAGAGCACGTCTTGAGGTTCAAGCCGTATATGGTAGACGTCGCCAGCGGCGTGGAGGCCTCGCCCGGCGTGAAGGACAGTAGAAAGGTCTACGCGCTGGCCGAAAAAGTCAAGGGGAGTATACAGGACTAA
- a CDS encoding HEPN domain-containing protein gives MSVLKERALQFLEHARYALERGHYELALFHIQQYVQLYSKYLLYRRLGDFPKTHYLRDLLDRVVEIYGAVCGLPDFLKKWSANLAVLEYAYISSRYLPYKARREDAEAALHLADEWGSIALCLENS, from the coding sequence GTGAGCGTCTTGAAAGAGAGAGCGCTCCAGTTCCTGGAACACGCGCGCTACGCCCTAGAGCGCGGGCACTACGAGCTGGCGCTTTTCCACATCCAACAGTACGTCCAGCTGTACTCAAAATATCTGCTCTACAGAAGGCTGGGAGATTTCCCCAAGACGCATTACCTCCGGGATCTTCTAGATAGAGTGGTGGAGATCTACGGCGCCGTCTGCGGACTTCCCGACTTCCTGAAGAAGTGGAGCGCGAATCTGGCCGTTCTGGAGTACGCCTATATCTCGTCTAGGTATCTGCCCTATAAGGCGAGGCGGGAGGACGCCGAGGCGGCCCTGCACCTGGCCGATGAGTGGGGCTCTATAGCGTTATGTCTAGAGAATTCGTAG
- the rnhB gene encoding ribonuclease HII: MVVAGIDEAGRGPVVGPMVLAIVAGNEKALRALGVRDSKELSRKARERLYPLILKSAECVNYVVLEPHVIDEWAASHKLNLLEAEEAAKLMRLCDADVYYVDSPDPKPERFSELLSRMSGRRVVAMNKAERVPQVAAASIVAKVVRDRLVDMLRSEMGDFGSGYPSDSKTISALRSGKIAVECIRHSWGTLKRLKGDGQSMVQ; encoded by the coding sequence GTGGTTGTCGCAGGCATCGACGAGGCGGGGCGCGGCCCCGTCGTGGGCCCCATGGTGTTGGCTATTGTTGCGGGAAACGAGAAGGCGTTGAGGGCGCTCGGCGTCAGGGACTCCAAGGAGCTGTCCAGGAAGGCCCGGGAAAGGCTCTACCCGCTGATATTGAAGTCGGCAGAGTGTGTAAACTATGTAGTTTTAGAGCCCCACGTGATAGACGAATGGGCGGCGTCCCACAAGCTCAATCTGTTGGAGGCCGAGGAGGCCGCGAAATTGATGCGGCTGTGCGACGCGGACGTATACTACGTGGATAGCCCCGACCCCAAGCCGGAGCGGTTCTCCGAACTGCTCTCGAGGATGTCGGGGCGTAGAGTAGTGGCCATGAACAAGGCCGAGCGCGTGCCGCAAGTGGCGGCCGCCAGCATTGTGGCCAAGGTCGTCAGAGACCGCCTGGTCGATATGCTGAGATCTGAGATGGGCGATTTCGGCTCGGGCTACCCCTCAGACAGCAAGACTATCTCCGCGCTGCGCTCGGGCAAGATAGCTGTTGAGTGTATTAGGCATAGCTGGGGCACTCTGAAGAGGTTGAAAGGCGACGGACAGTCGATGGTCCAGTAG
- a CDS encoding isochorismatase family cysteine hydrolase, which yields MSMLNPEELKRFIKRSNSVLVVWDVQEALVNAVFNREEFLAKLKELIDGARRLNVPIVYTKITPFPERFASPFRRSWNPGDIYKDVYPREGDVVLNKNTTSIFVGTNFELLLRNAGITTIVFTGIATDIGVETSARHAQALGYLPVVAKEAVSSADKAAHERSLANMARLFPVLTNAEILELWERNP from the coding sequence ATATCTATGCTAAACCCCGAGGAGCTGAAGAGGTTCATCAAGAGGAGCAACTCCGTGCTCGTGGTCTGGGACGTTCAAGAAGCCCTCGTGAACGCCGTATTCAACAGAGAGGAGTTCTTGGCCAAGCTGAAGGAGTTGATAGATGGGGCTAGACGGCTCAACGTGCCCATCGTCTATACCAAGATAACGCCGTTCCCCGAGAGGTTCGCCTCGCCGTTTCGGAGAAGCTGGAATCCCGGCGACATCTACAAGGACGTGTACCCGCGCGAAGGCGATGTGGTCTTGAATAAGAACACGACGTCTATATTCGTCGGCACGAACTTCGAGCTACTGTTGAGGAACGCGGGCATAACCACTATAGTGTTCACAGGCATAGCGACAGACATAGGGGTGGAGACGTCGGCACGCCACGCCCAAGCTCTGGGCTACCTACCTGTCGTCGCCAAGGAGGCTGTGTCCTCCGCCGATAAGGCGGCCCACGAGAGGTCTCTGGCCAATATGGCGAGGCTGTTCCCCGTACTGACCAACGCCGAGATACTGGAGCTCTGGGAAAGAAACCCGTAG
- a CDS encoding ABC transporter permease: MFGSVARELRVLVRRRAWPLLAIDTIVNALWFASIALAIAWYGADVAQTLRYTFWGVAELLIFSAQTWTAAAFSDYVRNGVMDYVAASTERLHVYLIASMLAASILAFPGVLTSTAVYYLLLGETPPIAQPYLFAIALVIFTMASTLISAATTLLLAALRNPSLAANVIQWVVPMSGGMIPPTVMPRAVARWFTLSPLQYVVAPLTYSATGTWLVDPAVTLSIGAIVVALFYCIVVYAAETALRKFRRCGKWGFE, from the coding sequence ATGTTTGGTAGCGTAGCTAGAGAGCTCCGGGTACTTGTGAGGAGGAGGGCCTGGCCTCTGTTGGCTATAGACACGATAGTGAACGCCCTATGGTTCGCGAGCATAGCCCTAGCCATCGCGTGGTACGGCGCCGATGTGGCCCAGACTCTGCGCTACACCTTCTGGGGCGTCGCGGAGCTCTTGATATTCTCGGCCCAGACCTGGACGGCCGCCGCGTTCAGCGACTATGTGAGGAACGGCGTTATGGACTACGTCGCCGCCTCCACAGAACGCCTACACGTATACCTGATCGCGTCCATGCTCGCCGCATCTATCCTGGCGTTCCCCGGCGTGTTGACGAGCACAGCCGTATACTACCTACTGCTAGGCGAGACTCCGCCTATCGCCCAGCCCTATCTCTTCGCCATAGCGCTCGTTATATTCACCATGGCGTCTACGCTGATATCTGCCGCAACCACGTTGTTGCTCGCCGCCCTCAGGAACCCGAGCCTGGCGGCGAACGTAATCCAATGGGTCGTGCCGATGTCGGGCGGCATGATACCGCCGACCGTCATGCCGAGGGCCGTCGCGAGGTGGTTCACGCTGTCGCCGCTTCAATACGTCGTCGCGCCCTTGACGTATTCCGCCACAGGGACGTGGCTCGTAGATCCGGCGGTCACGCTGTCCATAGGCGCGATCGTAGTCGCGCTGTTCTACTGCATTGTCGTATACGCTGCCGAGACCGCGTTGAGGAAGTTCAGGAGGTGCGGCAAGTGGGGGTTTGAGTAG